gtgtcacacatctctaacaccatgtctccattctgtgtcacacatctctaacaccatgtctccattctgcgtcacacatctctaacaccatgtctccattctgtgtcacacatctctaacaccatgtctccattctgtgtcacacatttctaacaccatgtctccattctgtgtcacacatctctaacaccatgtctctattctgtgtcacacatctctaacaccatgtctccattttgtgtcacacatctctaacaccatgtctccattctgtgtcacacatttctaacaccatgtctccattctgtgtcacacatctctaacaccatgtctccattctgtgtcacacatctctaacaccatgtctccattctgtgtcacacatctctaacaccatgtctccattctgtgtcacacatctctaacaccatgtctccattctgtgtcacacatctctaacaccatgtctccattctgtgtcacacatcgcTAACACCATGtttccattctgtgtcacacatctctaacaccatgtctccattctgtgtcacacatctcttacaccatgtctccattctgtgtcacacatctctaacaccatgtctccattctgtgtcacacatctcttacaccatgtctccattctgtgtcacacatctctaacaccatgtctccattgtgtgtcacacatctctaacaccatgtctccattctgtgtcacacatctctaacaccatgtctccattctgtgttacacatctctaacaccatgtctccattctgtgtcacacatctcttacaccatgtctccattctgtgtcacacatctcttacaccatgtctccattctgtgtcacacatctctaacaccatgtctccattctgtgtcacacatctctaacaccatgtctccattctgtgtcacacatctctaacaccgtatctccattctgtgtcacacatctctaacaccaggtctccattctgtgtcacacatctctaacaccctgtctccattctgtgtcacacatctctaacaccatgtctccattctgtgtcacacatctctaacaccatgtctccattctgtgtcacacatctctaacaccatgtctccattctgtgtcacacatctctgacaccatgtctccattctgtgtcacacatctctaacaccatgtctccattctgtgtcacacatctctaacaccatgtctccattctgtgtcacacatctctaacaccatgtctctattctgtgtcacacatctctaacaccatgtctccattctgtgtcacacatctctaacaccatgtctctattctgtgtcacacatttctaacaccatgtctccattctatgtcacacatctctaacaccatgtttccattctgtgtcacacatcgctaacaccatgtctccattctgtgcaacacatctctaacaccatgtctccattctgtgtcacacatctctaacaccatgtctccattcagTGTCACACATCGCTAACACCATGtttccattctgtgtcacacatcgctaacaccatgtctccattctgtgtcacacatctctaacaccatgtctccattcagtgtcacacatctcttacaccatgtctccattctgtgtcacacatctctaacaccatgtctccattctgtgtcacacatctcttacaccatgtctccattctgtgtcacacatctctaacaccatgtctacattctgtgtcacacatctctaacaccatgtctccattctgtgtcacacatctctaacaccatgtctccattctgtgtcacacatctcttacaccatgtctccattctgtgtcacacatctctaacaccatgtctcctctgtgtcacacatctcttacACCATGTCtacattctgtgtcacacatctctaacaccatgtctccattctgtgtcacacatctctaacaccatgtctccattctgtgtcacacatctctaacaccgtatctccattctgtgtcacacatctctaacaccaggtctccattctgtgtcacacatctctaacaccctgtctccattctgtgtcacacatctctaacaccatgtctcgattctgtgtcacacatctctaacaccatgtctccattctgtgtcacacatctctaacaccatgtctccattctgtgtcacacatctctaacaccatgtctcaattctgtgtcacacatctctaacaccatgactccattctgtgtcacatatctctaacaccatgcctccattctgtgtcacacatctctaacaccatgtctccattctgtgacacacatctctaacaccatgtctccattgtGTGTAACACATCTCtgacaccatgtctccattctgtgtcacagtcCAGCTCACATACGGCTGGTATCACAGCTAGCGCAGCCTGGTCCAGCTAACATACAGCTGGTATCACAGCTAGCGCAGCGAGTTCCACACCTGTACCTGTGGTGTGCCACTGTTTATAACGACGACATACCCCCAGCACTGCAGACACAGGTGTTCACTGTCCCCCTCCGCTCGGCGCCCGCCGTCCTTCGTGAAATACAGCAAGGAGTTCAAGGGTATGACTTTGTCCACGACTACAGCGACAGCGGCGTGCCTGCCCCCGGGGACGGGCTGAGCGTGATACGGCTGAGTCACCATGGCAACGCTCACACAGGTCGGTGGCCGTTGGACTGCGCACAGTGTGGTCAGGATATCGCTGCCGTGCTGCGCCGTCTGGGTGTGGGTGAGTTGTGTAGCTGATGATGATGGtcgtggtggtgatggtgatgatgatgatgatggtggtggtggtggaggtggttgtggtgatgataatgatggtggtggtggtggtgatattGTGGGAGGTTTGAGTGAAGGGTATAAACATTCCCGTTTCCCTACAGGTGTGTTATCATCCCACCCCCgcctcacacactcacacacgagaAAATCAGTCTGCCAGGGAAAACAGAAGACTAGCACATCAACCACAATTACGTCATTTCAATTGACGTAAAATACAGAATTACGTCATGACGTCTTAGTtttgctgtctgtgtttgttgaaAATTGCAAACTTTGAGATAATTTTATAACTCAGGTGCGCGTGcatgctcgtgtgtgtgtgtgtgtgtgtgtggggggggggggtggtgtcaGAAAACAAGTATACGGATGTGTTGTTTCTTGAAATGTAACATATGTTTGCTTGCATATATATCAATATTTATCAGGCTAGATGTTTAACCGTTCCAACGGTCTTTCCCTGCAGGTAGCATCGTCGCCAACAGTCCCTCCCGGCTGAGCTACAGTGATGTGTTCGTCCTGACCAGAAGCGACGATCTACATGATGACGTCACGGATGAGGCAGGGCGGGTGACGTCACCAGCTAGCGGCGTGGTGCAGGGACTGAAGGATGCAGGTGTACCGGTGAGTGTGTTGGGGTTACAAGACTGGAGACACAACTGGGCGAGGTGGGAGCGAGCTGTGCAGGACGTGGTGGTGGCGGCAACGGACACAGTGACAGTAGCGAGGTATGACTGGGTGAAAGGCCTGGAGCGGCGCGTGGTGGCCGTGGTACAGGGCAGACatcaggatgatgatgatgtaggGAGGACTGATGAGCAGACTGATCATAATGACAGGCTGAATGCAGTATCACGCTGCACCACACAGCTCATCACGGTCCGCACGCCTcctgtcaccaccaccaccaccccaccatCCCATACAACAACCACTGCGACCACTACGACTACCCACGCCACAACCTAACACAACAACCACTACCACTGCCACTACCGCAACGACCACCGACACCACCAGCGACgcgacaacaaccacaaccaccaccaacaagcGGAGGAGATTCAACAAcgacaccacaacaacaacaacaacaacaacaacaacaacaacattagtgTCGCCCAAAACACATGTGTTTTACTTCCTGGTTGGTATCGCGGATTGTTCACAGAATGTTATCACTTGGAGATTTTCTTGCAAGATTTCGTCACGTTCTATGACGCAAAACAAGAATTGACGTCATCTTGATTGTGTTTTACCTCATTCAGATCTTGGCGCGCTGACTGCCCTTCAACACTGTTTCCCCTGTTGCATTTATTTGTTGAGATGCACGGCTTTTTAATGTTCACGACACGTGCACCACTTGTGTGACTTTCACCGATGGTCACCCTGTTAAAACAATAATGACAAGTACCGTAATGGTATATTGTTTACTGAAACACCTCTGACCGTTACCGCTGTGGTCTTTTGTGCACTGAAACACCTGTGTCATTTACTGCCGTGTGGTTTATTGGTCTTTTGTTGCTTATAACACCTGTCACCTGTACTGACATGGCCTGAAACACCTGTGACTGTAGCGCTAAGGTGTATGCTATCGCTCAGTGAAACACCCGTGATGTAGCGTTCACTAGACACCTGTGACTTTACCGCTGTGTTGTAGCGTTCACTAGACACCTGTGACTTTACCGCTGTGTTGTAGCGTTCACTAGACACCTGTGACTTTACCGCTGTGTTGTAGCGTTCACTGTAGCACTTGTAGCCTTCAAGGATGTGATGGATTGTTCACTGAAACACCAGTGACCagagacgagttgcccagagcggttcgccacgggtcgctcgcagtgcgaatgacaaaaagccgtttgttagggcagtgcaggaaagcgctcgcgaagcactcagcgagcggctttggtatatatatgctcgcccaccgcccgccgcgttatccaagatggcggcggtgtttacactgcgatgccgtgtagcgtgtttcgatcttctcggcgtggttttcgacgtgacccgagggatccaccgcttttcaaggttcagggactaccccagctaaatttcccatcataactacattctctctgacgatttcactgaccgaatcgtctactagtttaagaagtacaacatTTTTCATATCTCGCAGTAATCGTGCTTTTTTCGTCGTCatcgtgaagcgatttgcctcgttgtgagcccgttgcatagaccaatccagagcaacttttctctgagcgggctattgtgattctgagcaacgcataGCTGTAGTAACTGACAACAAGCAGTGAAAGTCACGTGACAgcttgtgaagtagacttctcTACTTAGATTGCTCAGCGTGAGGGATTGCTACGCTGTGCTGTTTGCTGACAGTGAGAAATGACACGTGGCTTGTGTTCACCGTCACGTGGACTGCTTGGCCCAGTTAGTTCGCTCTTCAGggaaataaacaaacactgaGCACAGTTAGTTAGCAAGTAATAGTGATTGTGATATTTCACTGTGCGTGCGAtgggaaaatgtgtgctatAGACGTAAAGACACATGTGAATAACTTTGATATGCAGTAGACTACAGAATTCTTTCAACAATAGCTATAACTGACTATTCATTATGTCAGTCTATGAGCATACGTTTTGAGTGTGATTCTGAACCTTTTTAGTCTGACTGTCGTTTACAATGTTTAATGTTGCTTGAAAAGTAGAATGCAAAAAAggcatttgtcaacaacaacaaaatcactcacaacatgtttgaataaaaatatttttactcTTCTATCTGTCttaattagtgtgtgtgtgtgtgtgtgtgtgtgtgtgtgtgtgtgtgtgtgtgtgtgtgtgtgtgtgtgtgtgtgtgtgtgtgtgatgtgtgtgtgtgtgtgtgtgtgtgtgtgatgtgtgtgtgtttgtgtgtgtgtgtgtgtgatgtggtgtgttagtgtgtgtgctgggtgtgtgtgtgtgatgtgtgtgtgtgacgtgtgtgggctgtgagtgtgtgtgctgtgtgtgtgtgtgtgtgtgtgtgtgatgtgtgtgtgtgtgtgtgtgatgtgtgtgtgtgtttgtgtgtgtgtgtgtgtgatgtggtgtgtgtgtgtgtgtgatgtgtgtgtgtgtgtgacgtgtgtgtgtgatgtgtgtgtgatgtgtgtgtgtgtggtgtgtgtgtgtgatgtgtgtgtggtgtgtgtgtgtgcgtgtgtgtgtgtgtggccgcgtGACacatttttaatataaaacaaCACACACGCTCTACATAATTAGGTTAAAATCTGTTGAAGAATACACAGTATGCAGTAAATGACCAACTTGAAAT
This region of Littorina saxatilis isolate snail1 linkage group LG8, US_GU_Lsax_2.0, whole genome shotgun sequence genomic DNA includes:
- the LOC138974842 gene encoding uncharacterized protein yields the protein MSPLCHTSLTPCLHSVSHISNTIPAHIRLVSQLAQPGPANIQLVSQLAQRVPHLYLWCATVYNDDIPPALQTQVFTVPLRSAPAVLREIQQGVQGYDFVHDYSDSGVPAPGDGLSVIRLSHHGNAHTGRWPLDCAQCGQDIAAVLRRLGVGSIVANSPSRLSYSDVFVLTRSDDLHDDVTDEAGRVTSPASGVVQGLKDAGVPVSVLGLQDWRHNWARWERAVQDVVVAATDTVTVARYDWVKGLERRVVAVVQGRHQDDDDVGRTDEQTDHNDRLNAVSRCTTQLITVRTPPVTTTTTPPSHTTTTATTTTTHATT